The Hevea brasiliensis isolate MT/VB/25A 57/8 chromosome 1, ASM3005281v1, whole genome shotgun sequence genome has a window encoding:
- the LOC110636676 gene encoding developmentally-regulated G-protein 2-like isoform X3: MGIIEKIKEIEAEMARTQKNKATDYHHGQPKAKIAKLRTQLLEPSKGSSGGGDGFEVTKYGHGRVALIGFPSVGKSTLLTLLIGTHLEAASYEFTTLTCIPGIIHYNDTKIQLLDLPGIIEGASEGKGRGRQVIAVSKSSDIVLMVLDASKASVYVPYMVFCYHYKLTNGYKGHN, encoded by the exons ATGGGGATAATCGAGAAGATTAAAGAAATCGAAGCCGAGATGGCTCGAACCCAGAAAAATAAAGCTACAG ACTATCATCATGGTCAGCCCAAGGCAAAGATAGCAAAGCTAAGGACACAATTGTTGGAGCCTTCTAAG GGTTCTAGCGGTGGAGGAGATGGTTTTGAAGTTACAAAATATGGCCATGGACGTGTTGCATTGATAGGATTTCCAAG TGTTGGGAAGTCAACTCTCTTGACATTGTTAATTGGCACTCACTTAGAAGCTGCATCATATGAGTTCACAACACTTACCTGTATTCCTGGTATTATACACTATAATGATACTAAAATTCAGCTGCTTGACCTTCCTGGAATTATTGAAGGTGCTTCAGAAGGCAAGGGACGTGGAAGACAG GTTATTGCTGTTTCCAAGTCTTCAGACATAGTGTTGATGGTTCTTGATGCCTCAAAAGCAAGTGTTTATGTACCCTACATGGTGTTTTGCTACCATTACAAGCTGACGAATGGATACAAAG
- the LOC110636676 gene encoding developmentally-regulated G-protein 2-like isoform X2 encodes MGIIEKIKEIEAEMARTQKNKATDYHHGQPKAKIAKLRTQLLEPSKGSSGGGDGFEVTKYGHGRVALIGFPSVGKSTLLTLLIGTHLEAASYEFTTLTCIPGIIHYNDTKIQLLDLPGIIEGASEGKGRGRQVIAVSKSSDIVLMVLDASKASVYVPYMVFCYHYKLTNGYKEVQSK; translated from the exons ATGGGGATAATCGAGAAGATTAAAGAAATCGAAGCCGAGATGGCTCGAACCCAGAAAAATAAAGCTACAG ACTATCATCATGGTCAGCCCAAGGCAAAGATAGCAAAGCTAAGGACACAATTGTTGGAGCCTTCTAAG GGTTCTAGCGGTGGAGGAGATGGTTTTGAAGTTACAAAATATGGCCATGGACGTGTTGCATTGATAGGATTTCCAAG TGTTGGGAAGTCAACTCTCTTGACATTGTTAATTGGCACTCACTTAGAAGCTGCATCATATGAGTTCACAACACTTACCTGTATTCCTGGTATTATACACTATAATGATACTAAAATTCAGCTGCTTGACCTTCCTGGAATTATTGAAGGTGCTTCAGAAGGCAAGGGACGTGGAAGACAG GTTATTGCTGTTTCCAAGTCTTCAGACATAGTGTTGATGGTTCTTGATGCCTCAAAAGCAAGTGTTTATGTACCCTACATGGTGTTTTGCTACCATTACAAGCTGACGAATGGATACAAAG
- the LOC110636676 gene encoding developmentally-regulated G-protein 2-like isoform X1 yields the protein MGIIEKIKEIEAEMARTQKNKATDYHHGQPKAKIAKLRTQLLEPSKGSSGGGDGFEVTKYGHGRVALIGFPSVGKSTLLTLLIGTHLEAASYEFTTLTCIPGIIHYNDTKIQLLDLPGIIEGASEGKGRGRQVIAVSKSSDIVLMVLDASKASVYVPYMVFCYHYKLTNGYKGCKSYLREN from the exons ATGGGGATAATCGAGAAGATTAAAGAAATCGAAGCCGAGATGGCTCGAACCCAGAAAAATAAAGCTACAG ACTATCATCATGGTCAGCCCAAGGCAAAGATAGCAAAGCTAAGGACACAATTGTTGGAGCCTTCTAAG GGTTCTAGCGGTGGAGGAGATGGTTTTGAAGTTACAAAATATGGCCATGGACGTGTTGCATTGATAGGATTTCCAAG TGTTGGGAAGTCAACTCTCTTGACATTGTTAATTGGCACTCACTTAGAAGCTGCATCATATGAGTTCACAACACTTACCTGTATTCCTGGTATTATACACTATAATGATACTAAAATTCAGCTGCTTGACCTTCCTGGAATTATTGAAGGTGCTTCAGAAGGCAAGGGACGTGGAAGACAG GTTATTGCTGTTTCCAAGTCTTCAGACATAGTGTTGATGGTTCTTGATGCCTCAAAAGCAAGTGTTTATGTACCCTACATGGTGTTTTGCTACCATTACAAGCTGACGAATGGATACAAAG